In Rattus norvegicus strain BN/NHsdMcwi chromosome 3, GRCr8, whole genome shotgun sequence, a genomic segment contains:
- the Or5as1 gene encoding olfactory receptor Olr544, protein MQYTNYTKPTEFIFIGFTDYLPLRLMLFLVFLIVYILTLVGNMGLIILVNIDLSLQTPMYHFLSNLSFLDISYSTAIAPKMLVDFLASKKSISFYGCAIQMFFFACFADAECLILAAMAYDRYAAICNPLLYSTLVSRKVSFSLVVLAYFSGSVTSLVHVSLTFMLPYCRSNIVNHFFCDIPPLLALSCADTHINELLLFALCGTIQTSTFMVILTSYVCILITVLSIKSSGGRSKTFSTCASHLIAVTLFYGTLLFMYLRPTTSYFPDTDKVVALFYTVLFPMLNPIIYSFRNKDVKNALKKLFDKQGTFR, encoded by the coding sequence ATGCAGTACACGAACTATACCAAGCCAACAGAGTTTATATTTATCGGATTCACAGATTATCTGCCGTTAAGACTCATGCTATTTTTAGTGTTTCTCATAGTTTACATATTAACTTTGGTGGGAAATATGGGCTTAATAATCCTAGTCAATATTGACTTAAGTCTTCAAACCCCTATGTATCACTTTCTTAGCAATCTGTCTTTCTTAGATATCAGCTATTCAACAGCTATTGCACCTAAAATGCTGGTAGACTTCTTAGCCTCCAAGAAGAGTATCTCATTTTATGGATGTGCTATACAGATGTTTTTCTTTGCATGCTTTGCAGACGCGGAGTGCCTTATCCTGGCTGCGATGGCATATGACCGCTATGCAGCCATTTGCAACCCACTGCTTTATTCTACATTGGTGTCTCGCAAGGTCTCCTTCAGCCTTGTTGTATTGGCTTATTTTAGTGGAAGTGTGACCTCACTGGTGCATGTGTCACTCACGTTTATGCTTCCATACTGTAGGTCCAATATTGTCAACCATTTTTTTTGTGACATCCCACCTCTCCTTGCATTATCGTGTGCTGATACTCATATTAATGAGCTTCTGCTCTTTGCTTTATGTGGCACAATCCAGACCAGCACTTTCATGGTCATCCTTACTTCTTACGTCTGCATCCTCATTACTGTTTTGAGCATCAAgtcctcaggaggcaggagcaaaACATTCTCCACCTGTGCTTCTCATCTCATAGCTGTCACCTTGTTCTATGGAACACTGCTCTTTATGTACTTGCGTCCCACCACCAGCTATTTCCCAGACACTGATAAGGTAGTTGCTCTGTTTTACACTGTTCTGTTTCCTATGTTGAATCCAATTATTTACAGCTTTAGAAACAAAGATGTGAAAAATGCACTCAAAAAATTGTTTGATAAACAAGGGACCTTCAGGTGA